A single window of Mycolicibacterium madagascariense DNA harbors:
- the glnT gene encoding type III glutamate--ammonia ligase, protein MASTDLVDLARDTDTTFILALFVDLRGKPCAKLVPIEAVEQLATEGVGFAGYAVGAIGQEPKDPDLMAMPDPASFTPVPFVKEGLALVHCDPHVLGAPWPYAPRNILKSLVARATAAGYEPWVGAEVEYFLLTRDPDGTLATADSADTAARPCYDARGVTRMYDHLTTISSAMNQLGWSNYANDHEDGNGQFEQNFQFADALTTADRVITLRYLLSMIAAERGMIATFMPKPFGDRTGSGLHLHLSLTAGGAALFPGDAASDGHGLGLSPVAYSFVAGILEHACALQAVIAPTVNSYKRTGALTTASGASWAPRQPTYGGNDRTHYIRVPDDQRIELRGGDGSANPYLAIAAALGAGLDGITRQLDPGPIGAVADGGRPLPPTLLHAVDELAADDVVAGVLDAVGEGVAAYFGDLKREEFFAYHGTVSPWEVEQYLTAF, encoded by the coding sequence GAGACACCGACACCACGTTCATCCTCGCGCTGTTCGTCGACCTGCGGGGCAAACCGTGCGCCAAGCTCGTCCCGATCGAGGCCGTCGAGCAACTCGCGACGGAGGGCGTCGGCTTCGCCGGCTACGCCGTCGGCGCCATCGGGCAGGAGCCCAAGGATCCCGACCTGATGGCGATGCCGGACCCGGCGTCCTTCACCCCCGTGCCCTTCGTCAAGGAGGGGCTGGCGCTCGTCCACTGCGACCCGCACGTCCTGGGCGCACCATGGCCGTACGCACCGCGCAACATCCTCAAGTCGCTCGTCGCGCGAGCCACCGCCGCCGGGTACGAGCCGTGGGTCGGCGCCGAGGTCGAATACTTCCTCCTGACGCGCGATCCCGACGGCACGCTGGCGACCGCCGACAGCGCTGACACCGCGGCTCGGCCCTGCTACGACGCCCGCGGCGTGACCAGGATGTACGACCACCTGACGACGATCTCGTCGGCGATGAACCAGCTCGGCTGGTCCAACTACGCCAACGACCACGAGGACGGCAACGGCCAGTTCGAGCAGAACTTCCAGTTCGCCGACGCGCTGACCACCGCGGACCGCGTCATCACGCTGCGCTACCTGCTGTCGATGATCGCCGCCGAGCGCGGCATGATCGCGACGTTCATGCCCAAGCCGTTCGGCGACCGCACGGGAAGTGGCCTGCACCTGCATCTCTCGCTGACCGCGGGTGGCGCGGCGCTGTTCCCCGGTGACGCCGCCTCCGATGGTCACGGCCTGGGGCTGTCCCCGGTCGCCTACTCATTCGTCGCGGGCATCCTCGAGCACGCGTGCGCGCTGCAGGCCGTCATCGCACCAACGGTCAACTCCTACAAGCGAACCGGCGCACTGACCACTGCCTCGGGGGCGTCCTGGGCGCCGCGGCAACCCACCTACGGCGGCAACGACCGGACCCACTACATCCGGGTCCCCGATGATCAGCGGATCGAACTGCGCGGCGGCGACGGCTCGGCCAACCCGTACCTCGCGATCGCCGCGGCACTCGGCGCCGGTCTCGACGGAATCACCCGCCAGCTCGATCCCGGCCCCATCGGCGCCGTCGCCGACGGGGGTCGTCCGCTGCCCCCGACGCTGCTGCACGCGGTCGACGAGCTGGCGGCCGACGACGTGGTCGCCGGCGTGCTCGACGCGGTCGGCGAGGGAGTGGCGGCCTACTTCGGGGACCTCAAACGCGAGGAGTTCTTCGCCTACCACGGCACGGTGAGCCCGTGGGAGGTCGAGCAGTACCTCACCGCATTCTGA
- a CDS encoding class II glutamine amidotransferase domain-containing protein has product MCGIVGLHLRTPDLYPRLGELLTGMLCEMSDRGSDSAGVAVYGDPRWSPPGRGSVSLLDVGDDRDGVATRVGAELGAEVEVAMIGDTFQLSADAGSETLLAAARAAYPGVLVAGFGADLAVLKGVGDPRTLTASWGLTDAQGWQGVGHTRMATESAVTPSGAHPYAVGPEQCLVHNGSFANHAAIRRELRAAGVHFDSENDTEVGARFVASRLAEGRDVETALKELCATFDGFYTLLVSNRDSFAVVRDAIACKPAVIAETPDWVAMGSEYRALSGLPGVEKAAIWEPEPEVVYAWTR; this is encoded by the coding sequence ATGTGCGGAATCGTAGGGCTGCACCTACGCACACCCGACCTCTATCCGCGACTGGGCGAGCTGCTCACCGGGATGCTGTGCGAGATGTCCGACCGCGGAAGCGACTCGGCCGGAGTCGCGGTGTACGGCGACCCCCGCTGGAGTCCGCCGGGCCGCGGGTCTGTCTCCCTGCTCGACGTCGGGGACGACCGTGACGGCGTCGCCACCCGCGTGGGTGCCGAGCTCGGCGCCGAGGTCGAGGTCGCCATGATCGGCGACACGTTTCAGCTGAGCGCCGACGCCGGGTCCGAGACGCTGCTCGCGGCGGCCCGCGCGGCGTACCCGGGTGTCCTGGTCGCCGGCTTCGGCGCAGACCTGGCCGTGCTCAAGGGCGTTGGCGACCCGCGGACGCTCACGGCCTCGTGGGGGCTGACCGATGCGCAGGGCTGGCAGGGCGTGGGGCACACGCGGATGGCGACCGAGTCCGCCGTCACCCCCAGCGGCGCCCACCCCTACGCCGTCGGCCCCGAGCAGTGCCTGGTGCACAACGGATCCTTCGCCAACCATGCGGCCATCCGCCGCGAACTGCGCGCTGCCGGAGTGCATTTCGACAGCGAGAACGACACCGAGGTCGGCGCCCGGTTCGTGGCCAGCCGCCTCGCCGAGGGCCGCGACGTCGAGACCGCGTTGAAGGAACTGTGCGCGACGTTCGACGGCTTCTACACGCTGCTGGTCTCCAACCGCGATTCGTTCGCCGTGGTCCGCGACGCCATTGCGTGCAAGCCGGCCGTCATCGCCGAGACCCCCGACTGGGTCGCGATGGGCAGCGAGTACCGCGCCCTGTCGGGCCTGCCCGGCGTCGAGAAGGCCGCGATCTGGGAACCCGAGCCCGAGGTGGTGTACGCGTGGACCAGGTGA
- a CDS encoding GltB/FmdC/FwdC-like GXGXG domain-containing protein — translation MDQVTTFDLRNTPLREVNSALHTPDLRGEFVIENPAGAHNVAVGLDADVKVTVLGHVGYYAAGMNQRAEIVIDGNAGTGVAENMMSGTVWVKGNASQSAGATAHGGLLVIDGDAAARCGISMKGVDIVVGGNIGHMSAFMAQAGRLVVRGDAGDALGDSIYEARIYVRGTPKSLGADCVAKEMGPEHHDELGALLKAAGFGDDDTHSYTRYGSARSLYHFHVDNAGSY, via the coding sequence GTGGACCAGGTGACCACGTTCGATCTCCGCAATACCCCACTGCGCGAGGTCAATTCGGCACTGCACACGCCAGATCTGCGCGGTGAGTTCGTCATCGAGAATCCCGCAGGCGCCCACAACGTCGCCGTGGGCCTCGACGCCGACGTCAAGGTCACGGTCCTCGGCCACGTCGGGTACTACGCCGCGGGGATGAACCAGCGCGCCGAGATCGTCATCGACGGCAACGCCGGCACCGGGGTCGCCGAGAACATGATGAGCGGCACGGTCTGGGTCAAGGGCAATGCCTCGCAGTCGGCGGGCGCGACGGCCCACGGCGGCCTGCTGGTGATCGACGGCGATGCCGCTGCGCGGTGCGGCATCTCGATGAAGGGCGTCGACATCGTGGTGGGCGGCAACATCGGCCACATGAGCGCGTTCATGGCCCAGGCGGGCAGGCTCGTGGTGCGCGGCGACGCGGGCGATGCGCTCGGTGACTCGATCTACGAGGCCCGCATCTACGTCCGCGGCACCCCGAAGTCGCTCGGCGCGGACTGCGTGGCCAAGGAGATGGGGCCCGAACACCACGACGAGCTGGGCGCCCTGCTCAAGGCCGCGGGCTTCGGTGACGACGACACCCACTCCTACACCCGCTACGGGTCCGCCCGCAGTCTCTATCACTTCCACGTCGACAACGCCGGGAGCTACTGA
- a CDS encoding FMN-binding glutamate synthase family protein codes for MNPTWGLRESATFDRHAIAAIQRAAETGIYDIRGWGAKRPLPHFDDLLFLGASMSRYPLEGYRERCDTDVTFGSRSAKHPLHLDIPVTIAGMSFGALSGPAKEALGRGASEVGTSTTTGDGGMTPEERDQSKHLVYQYLPSRYGMNPDDLRRADAIEIVLGQGAKPGGGGMLLGQKISERVAGMRTLPEGIDQRSACRHPDWTGPDDLTIKINELREITDWEKPIYVKIGASRTYYDVKLAVHAGADVVVVDGMQGGTAATQEVFIENVGIPTLAAIPQAVQALAELGVHRSGAANGEVQLIVSGGIRNGADVAKAMALGADGVAIGTAALIALGDNHPRYAAEYERLGSAAGFFDDYQDGTDPAGISTQDPELAARFDPVEGGRRLANYLRVLTLEAQTIARACGKAHVRHLEPEDLVATSIEAAAMARVPLAGTDWIPGR; via the coding sequence ATGAATCCGACCTGGGGTCTGCGCGAGTCCGCCACCTTCGACCGCCACGCCATCGCGGCCATCCAGCGGGCGGCCGAGACCGGCATCTACGACATCCGCGGCTGGGGCGCCAAACGTCCGCTGCCCCACTTCGACGATCTGCTGTTCCTCGGCGCGTCGATGTCGCGCTATCCACTGGAGGGGTACCGCGAGCGCTGCGACACCGACGTGACGTTCGGCAGTCGCAGTGCCAAACACCCTCTGCACCTTGACATTCCAGTCACGATCGCAGGCATGTCGTTTGGGGCGCTCTCTGGACCGGCGAAGGAGGCGCTCGGCCGCGGGGCCAGCGAGGTGGGCACGTCGACCACGACGGGCGACGGCGGCATGACGCCAGAGGAACGCGACCAGAGCAAGCACCTGGTGTACCAGTACCTGCCGTCGCGATACGGCATGAACCCCGACGACCTCCGCAGGGCCGACGCCATCGAGATCGTGCTCGGCCAGGGCGCCAAGCCAGGTGGCGGCGGAATGCTGTTGGGGCAGAAGATCTCCGAGCGCGTGGCCGGAATGCGTACGCTGCCCGAGGGCATCGACCAGCGGTCGGCATGCCGCCATCCCGACTGGACCGGGCCGGACGACCTGACCATCAAGATCAACGAGCTGCGCGAGATCACCGACTGGGAGAAGCCGATCTACGTCAAGATCGGCGCGTCGCGCACGTACTACGACGTCAAGCTGGCCGTGCATGCCGGCGCGGACGTGGTCGTCGTCGACGGCATGCAGGGGGGCACCGCGGCCACCCAGGAGGTATTCATCGAGAACGTCGGCATCCCCACGCTCGCCGCCATCCCGCAGGCCGTGCAGGCGCTGGCCGAGTTGGGCGTGCACCGGTCCGGCGCCGCCAACGGCGAGGTGCAGCTGATCGTGTCCGGCGGCATCCGCAACGGCGCCGACGTCGCCAAGGCCATGGCGCTCGGCGCGGACGGCGTCGCGATCGGGACCGCGGCGCTGATCGCGCTCGGCGACAACCACCCGCGCTACGCCGCGGAGTACGAAAGGCTCGGCAGCGCAGCCGGATTCTTCGACGACTACCAGGACGGCACCGACCCGGCCGGCATCAGCACTCAGGATCCCGAGCTGGCCGCCCGGTTCGATCCGGTCGAGGGCGGCCGCAGGCTCGCCAACTATCTGCGGGTGCTGACGCTGGAGGCGCAGACCATCGCCCGCGCGTGCGGCAAGGCCCACGTGCGGCATCTCGAACCCGAGGACCTCGTCGCCACCAGCATCGAGGCGGCCGCGATGGCGCGGGTGCCGCTCGCCGGGACCGACTGGATCCCGGGCCGGTGA
- a CDS encoding NAD(P)/FAD-dependent oxidoreductase — translation MSETFDVVIVGGGIEGAAAAWALARRGVTDVLVVERGTVGSGMTGKSSGIVRCHYGVSSLAAMATVGLEVFENAEELFGTDIGFRQTGYVVGVGEPNVDALRKSLAAQRAVGVQTEEIDVTDVATMWPHADLEPFAAFGFEPRGGFGDAYQTAQAFAVSARGAGVRIRQGTEMTDLLLDGGRVTGVRLADGTEISAGTVVVATGVWTRDLLSRYGIDVPIRVVREQLVMIAPGVDVGDVPVFSDLVSLQYIRPEPGGELLFGNSDLAHGEEADPDAYLNRATDDFVDVTIDRVGTRFPGFGEATITGSYAGCYDVTPDWNPVISRTDVDGLLVAAGFSGHGFKIAPAVGNLVADLVVDGRSADPRIPDTDFRLSRFAEGDLLKTPYPYVGAGEMR, via the coding sequence GTGAGCGAGACGTTCGACGTCGTCATCGTCGGAGGCGGTATCGAAGGGGCCGCGGCCGCGTGGGCGTTGGCCCGGCGCGGGGTGACCGACGTGCTCGTCGTGGAGCGCGGCACCGTCGGATCGGGCATGACGGGCAAGTCCTCGGGCATCGTCCGCTGCCACTACGGCGTCAGTTCGCTGGCCGCGATGGCGACGGTGGGGCTCGAGGTGTTCGAGAACGCCGAGGAGCTGTTCGGCACCGACATCGGCTTTCGCCAGACCGGCTACGTCGTCGGCGTCGGCGAGCCGAACGTGGACGCGCTGCGCAAGAGCCTCGCCGCCCAGCGCGCCGTCGGTGTGCAGACCGAGGAGATCGACGTCACCGACGTCGCGACGATGTGGCCACACGCGGATCTGGAACCGTTCGCCGCCTTCGGTTTCGAGCCGCGCGGCGGATTCGGCGACGCCTACCAGACGGCGCAGGCGTTCGCGGTCTCGGCCCGCGGCGCCGGGGTGCGCATCCGGCAGGGCACCGAGATGACGGACCTGCTGCTCGACGGCGGCCGGGTCACCGGCGTCCGCCTCGCCGACGGCACCGAGATCTCCGCGGGCACCGTCGTGGTCGCCACCGGCGTGTGGACGCGAGACCTGTTGTCCCGCTACGGAATCGACGTACCGATTCGGGTCGTCCGCGAGCAGCTCGTCATGATCGCACCCGGCGTCGACGTCGGCGACGTGCCGGTGTTCTCCGATCTGGTGTCGCTGCAGTACATCCGGCCCGAGCCGGGCGGTGAACTGCTCTTCGGCAACAGCGATCTCGCCCACGGCGAGGAGGCCGACCCCGACGCCTACCTCAACCGCGCCACCGACGACTTCGTCGACGTCACGATCGACCGCGTCGGGACCCGCTTCCCCGGCTTCGGCGAGGCCACCATCACCGGCAGTTACGCCGGTTGCTACGACGTCACCCCCGACTGGAATCCGGTGATCTCGCGCACCGACGTCGACGGGTTGCTGGTGGCGGCCGGGTTCAGTGGGCACGGCTTCAAGATCGCACCCGCGGTCGGCAACCTGGTCGCCGACCTGGTGGTCGACGGACGCAGCGCCGACCCCCGCATCCCCGACACCGACTTCCGGCTGTCCCGATTCGCCGAGGGTGATCTACTGAAGACGCCCTATCCGTACGTGGGGGCTGGTGAGATGCGATAG
- a CDS encoding helix-turn-helix domain-containing protein, translated as MTDVPLLRNESGTARDRDPSEAIEDLEFEAAIGRNVRQLRQQQGLTVADMAARVGISKAMMSKIENAQTSCSLSTLALLAKGFDVPVTTLFRGADVERPAAFVKAGTGARIVRNGTREGHEYQLLGSLRGEHKRLECLEVTLTEKSQTYPLFQHPGTEFIYMLEGVMDYSHSRSVYQLHPGDSLQLDGEGAHGPVDLVQLPIRFLSVVAFPDSQV; from the coding sequence ATGACCGACGTTCCCCTGCTCCGCAACGAGTCCGGCACCGCCCGCGACCGCGATCCGAGCGAAGCGATAGAAGACCTGGAGTTCGAGGCCGCCATCGGACGCAACGTGCGCCAGCTGCGCCAGCAGCAGGGCCTCACGGTCGCCGACATGGCGGCCCGCGTCGGCATCTCCAAGGCGATGATGAGCAAGATCGAGAACGCCCAGACCTCCTGCAGCCTGTCGACGCTCGCGCTGTTGGCCAAGGGTTTCGACGTGCCCGTCACGACGCTGTTCCGTGGCGCCGACGTCGAGCGGCCCGCCGCGTTCGTCAAGGCGGGCACCGGTGCGCGCATCGTCCGCAACGGCACCAGGGAGGGGCACGAGTACCAGCTGCTCGGTTCGCTGCGCGGTGAGCACAAGCGCCTGGAGTGCCTCGAGGTGACGCTGACCGAGAAGAGCCAGACCTACCCGCTGTTCCAGCACCCCGGCACCGAGTTCATCTACATGCTCGAGGGCGTCATGGACTACAGCCACAGCCGGTCGGTCTACCAGCTGCATCCTGGTGATTCCCTGCAGCTCGACGGGGAGGGCGCCCACGGCCCGGTCGACCTGGTGCAGCTGCCGATCCGCTTCCTGTCGGTCGTCGCGTTCCCCGATTCGCAGGTCTGA
- the leuA gene encoding 2-isopropylmalate synthase: MRRSEIPTDESGAGTVNNPNPHSIDAYTSARTISMPAGAPHPGQPAWNTQRGTSMPVNRYRPFAEEVEPITLADRTWPDQIVRTAPMWCAVDLRDGNQALIDPMSPERKRRMFDLLVRMGYKEIEVGFPSASQTDFDFVREIIEQGAIPDDVTIQVLTQCRPELITRTFEACAGAPRAIVHFYNSTSILQRRVVFRADRDAVKAIATEGARLCVAEAAKHPGTQWRFEYSPESYTGTELEYAKEVCDAVADIVEPTPERPLIVNLPATVEMATPNVYADSIEWMSRNLARRDSIILSLHPHNDRGTAVAAAELGYQAGADRIEGCLFGNGERTGNVCLVTLGLNLFSRGVDPQIDFSNIDEIRRTVEYCNQLPVHERHPYGGDLVYTAFSGSHQDAINKGLDAMKVDADAAGSDVDEMLWQVPYLPIDPKDVGRTYEAVIRVNSQSGKGGVAYIMKADHGLSLPRRLQIEFSQAIQKITDGEGGEVSPKEMWDVFAEEYLAPIRPLERMRQRVDAAEEDGGTDTITAVVKVDGEEREIVGTGNGPLAAFVDALSTVGYDVNLLDYSEHTLSADVEAQAAAYVEASVGGKTVWGVGIATSITTASLRAVVSAVNRAARG, encoded by the coding sequence ATGCGCCGGTCTGAAATCCCAACAGACGAATCCGGAGCAGGAACCGTGAACAACCCCAACCCCCATTCGATCGACGCCTACACCTCGGCGCGCACGATCAGCATGCCCGCGGGCGCGCCGCATCCCGGCCAACCCGCGTGGAACACCCAGCGCGGTACGTCGATGCCCGTGAACCGCTACCGTCCCTTCGCCGAAGAGGTCGAGCCGATCACGCTGGCCGACCGCACGTGGCCGGACCAGATCGTTCGCACCGCGCCGATGTGGTGCGCGGTCGACCTGCGCGACGGCAACCAGGCCCTCATCGATCCGATGAGCCCGGAACGCAAGCGCCGCATGTTCGACCTGTTGGTCCGCATGGGCTACAAGGAGATCGAGGTCGGCTTCCCCTCGGCCTCGCAGACCGACTTCGACTTCGTGCGCGAGATCATCGAGCAGGGCGCGATCCCCGACGACGTGACGATCCAGGTGCTGACGCAGTGCCGGCCCGAGCTGATCACCCGGACCTTCGAGGCGTGCGCCGGCGCCCCGCGCGCGATCGTCCACTTCTACAACTCGACGTCGATCCTGCAGCGGCGCGTGGTGTTCCGCGCCGACCGCGATGCCGTCAAGGCCATCGCGACCGAGGGCGCCCGGCTCTGCGTCGCCGAAGCAGCGAAACACCCTGGGACGCAATGGCGTTTCGAGTACTCCCCCGAGTCCTACACCGGCACCGAGCTGGAGTACGCCAAGGAGGTGTGCGATGCGGTCGCCGACATCGTCGAGCCGACGCCGGAGCGCCCGCTGATCGTCAACCTGCCCGCGACCGTCGAAATGGCCACGCCCAACGTCTATGCCGACTCGATCGAGTGGATGAGTCGCAACCTGGCCCGCCGCGACTCCATCATCCTGTCCCTGCATCCGCACAACGACCGCGGAACTGCCGTCGCCGCAGCCGAATTGGGCTACCAGGCCGGCGCCGACCGCATCGAGGGCTGCCTGTTCGGCAACGGCGAGCGGACCGGCAACGTCTGCCTCGTCACACTCGGGCTGAATCTGTTCAGCCGCGGCGTCGACCCACAGATCGACTTCTCCAACATCGACGAGATCCGCCGCACCGTCGAGTACTGCAACCAGCTGCCCGTACACGAAAGGCACCCGTACGGAGGCGATTTGGTGTACACCGCGTTCTCGGGCAGCCACCAGGACGCCATCAACAAGGGCCTCGACGCGATGAAGGTCGACGCCGACGCCGCAGGCAGCGACGTCGACGAGATGCTGTGGCAGGTGCCGTATCTGCCGATCGACCCCAAGGACGTCGGTCGCACCTACGAGGCCGTCATCCGGGTGAACTCACAGTCCGGCAAGGGCGGCGTCGCCTACATCATGAAGGCCGACCACGGCCTGTCGCTGCCGCGACGGCTGCAGATCGAGTTCAGTCAGGCCATCCAGAAGATCACCGACGGCGAGGGCGGCGAGGTCTCCCCGAAGGAGATGTGGGACGTCTTCGCCGAGGAGTACCTGGCACCGATCCGTCCGCTGGAACGCATGCGGCAGCGGGTCGACGCCGCCGAGGAGGACGGCGGCACCGACACGATCACCGCGGTGGTGAAGGTCGACGGCGAGGAGCGCGAGATCGTCGGCACCGGCAACGGTCCGTTGGCCGCGTTCGTCGACGCGCTGTCGACCGTCGGCTACGACGTGAACCTGCTCGACTACTCCGAGCACACGCTGTCGGCGGACGTCGAGGCGCAGGCCGCCGCGTACGTCGAGGCCTCGGTCGGCGGCAAGACGGTGTGGGGCGTCGGGATCGCCACCTCGATCACGACGGCGTCGCTACGGGCGGTCGTCTCCGCGGTGAACCGGGCGGCCCGCGGCTAG
- a CDS encoding DEDDh family exonuclease, whose protein sequence is MTPTFGRPATEPGTGWAVVDVETTGFHPRQARVVSVAALAVGDDGNVEGSFSTLLNPGVDPGPTHVHGLTADMLEGQPTFGDVVDQLAAVLAGRTLVAHNVGFDYAFLAHEAELVGAELPTDTVMCTVELARRLDLGIENLRLETLAAHWGVTQMRPHDALDDALVLAQILKPALAGAHDRKAWLPVRPVHRRCWPNGHVTHDELLPLKAVAARLPCDFQNPGRFVAGRPLVQGMRVALSAEVAHTYEELIERILHTGLAYTDTVDQQTSVVICDEAAPTQGRGFQALEMGVPLLSDADFMALLDRVVGGTDVEEFTDATLSGDQFALF, encoded by the coding sequence GTGACCCCGACGTTCGGCCGACCCGCCACCGAGCCCGGCACGGGCTGGGCGGTGGTCGACGTCGAGACGACGGGGTTCCATCCGCGTCAGGCGCGCGTCGTCAGCGTGGCCGCCCTCGCGGTGGGCGACGACGGAAACGTCGAGGGCAGCTTCTCGACGCTGCTGAATCCCGGCGTCGACCCGGGACCGACCCACGTCCACGGACTGACCGCGGACATGCTGGAGGGCCAACCCACCTTCGGCGACGTCGTGGATCAGCTCGCGGCAGTGCTCGCCGGACGCACGCTGGTCGCGCACAACGTGGGCTTCGACTACGCGTTCCTGGCCCACGAGGCCGAACTCGTCGGCGCCGAACTGCCCACCGACACCGTCATGTGCACCGTCGAGCTGGCCCGCCGGTTGGACCTCGGCATCGAGAACCTCCGGTTGGAGACGCTCGCCGCGCACTGGGGGGTCACCCAGATGCGGCCCCACGACGCACTCGACGACGCGCTGGTGCTCGCCCAGATCCTCAAGCCCGCGCTCGCGGGCGCCCACGACCGCAAGGCGTGGTTGCCGGTCCGTCCCGTGCACCGTCGCTGCTGGCCCAACGGGCACGTCACCCACGACGAGCTGCTGCCGCTGAAGGCGGTCGCGGCCCGACTGCCGTGCGACTTCCAGAACCCGGGCCGGTTCGTGGCGGGCCGACCGCTGGTGCAGGGCATGCGGGTGGCTCTGTCGGCCGAGGTGGCGCACACCTACGAGGAGCTCATCGAACGCATCCTGCACACCGGGCTGGCCTACACCGACACCGTCGATCAGCAAACGTCCGTCGTCATCTGCGACGAGGCCGCCCCCACCCAGGGACGAGGATTCCAAGCCCTCGAGATGGGGGTGCCCCTGCTGTCGGACGCTGACTTCATGGCCCTGCTCGACCGCGTCGTCGGTGGCACCGACGTCGAGGAGTTCACCGACGCCACCCTCAGCGGCGACCAGTTCGCGCTGTTCTAG
- a CDS encoding Mur ligase family protein, with translation MVTARGRLALSAGSAARWASRVTGRGAGAMIGGLVSMTLEPTILGQLGAGRRTVVVTGTNGKSTTTRMTAAALATLGPVATNAEGANMDAGLIAALAGAPKATLAALEVDEMHVPHVADAVDPAVIVLLNLSRDQLDRVGEINHIERTLRGGLARHPKAVVVANCDDVLMTSAAYDSPNVVWVAAGGSWANDSVSCPRSGEVIVREGSHWYSTGTTFARPTPHWWFDETHVHGPGGLMLPMTLALPGAVNRGNATQAIAAAVALGADPVAAVAAVSGVDEVAGRYRTVRLGPHTARVLLAKNPAGWQEALSMVDKHGAGVVIAVNGRVPDGEDLSWLWDVAFEHFEDTAVVAAGERGTDLAVRLGYAGVDHTLVHDTLAAIASCPPGHVEVIANYTAFLQLNRRLPAARGDDRE, from the coding sequence ATGGTCACCGCACGCGGGCGTCTCGCCCTGAGCGCCGGATCCGCGGCGCGGTGGGCCTCACGCGTGACCGGCCGCGGAGCCGGGGCGATGATCGGCGGTCTGGTCTCGATGACGCTGGAACCGACGATCCTCGGGCAGCTCGGCGCGGGCCGCCGAACCGTCGTCGTGACCGGCACCAACGGCAAGTCGACGACCACCAGGATGACCGCTGCCGCGCTGGCAACCCTGGGCCCCGTCGCCACGAACGCCGAGGGCGCGAACATGGACGCGGGCCTCATCGCGGCGCTGGCGGGTGCGCCGAAGGCGACGCTGGCCGCACTCGAGGTCGACGAGATGCATGTGCCGCACGTGGCGGACGCCGTCGACCCGGCCGTCATCGTCCTGCTCAACCTCTCCCGCGACCAGCTCGACCGCGTCGGTGAGATCAACCACATCGAGCGCACGCTGCGCGGCGGTCTCGCGCGTCATCCGAAGGCCGTCGTGGTGGCCAACTGCGACGACGTGCTCATGACGTCGGCGGCCTACGACAGCCCGAACGTGGTGTGGGTGGCCGCCGGCGGCAGCTGGGCCAACGACTCGGTGAGCTGCCCGCGCAGCGGCGAGGTCATCGTTCGCGAGGGCTCGCACTGGTACTCGACGGGCACGACCTTCGCGCGGCCCACCCCGCACTGGTGGTTCGACGAGACGCACGTCCACGGACCCGGTGGTCTGATGCTGCCCATGACGCTCGCGCTGCCCGGCGCCGTCAACCGTGGCAACGCCACCCAGGCGATCGCGGCCGCCGTGGCGCTGGGCGCCGATCCCGTCGCCGCGGTCGCGGCGGTGTCCGGCGTCGACGAGGTCGCCGGCCGCTACCGCACCGTGCGACTCGGGCCGCACACCGCCCGGGTGCTGCTGGCCAAGAATCCGGCGGGCTGGCAGGAGGCGCTGTCGATGGTCGACAAGCACGGCGCGGGCGTCGTGATCGCCGTCAACGGTCGGGTGCCCGACGGCGAGGATCTGTCCTGGCTATGGGACGTCGCCTTCGAGCACTTCGAGGACACCGCGGTCGTCGCGGCCGGTGAGCGCGGGACGGACCTCGCGGTACGGCTCGGCTACGCGGGCGTCGACCACACCCTGGTGCACGACACCCTGGCCGCCATCGCGTCGTGTCCGCCCGGTCACGTCGAGGTGATCGCCAACTACACGGCGTTCCTGCAACTGAACCGACGGTTGCCCGCTGCGCGAGGGGACGATCGTGAGTGA